One window of the Labilibaculum sp. genome contains the following:
- a CDS encoding GIN domain-containing protein, whose translation MKNKIYVFVLLLLTLTSCETLNPFEDEGEYMVKRIDLPEISSIKNLNTFKITLVKDEEEFLLLKGGKNIISKASVVINDQNLTIDHSHKNNLKIFDLIEAEIHLKEFKLITADAPASFSSEGVLSGNRLDIDITSKSELIEMKLDLKYDFLDFHSFGTAAGGYEFKGICPTSNYVLNGIISIKASELQSKKVNLAQNGIGEAHVWAENELNVTIYSSGDMYYKGNPAVTISRIQVNNQSPTAKVLPE comes from the coding sequence GTGAAAAATAAAATTTACGTATTCGTTTTATTACTTCTCACACTAACATCTTGTGAAACCCTAAATCCCTTTGAGGATGAAGGAGAGTACATGGTAAAAAGGATTGATCTGCCTGAGATTTCCAGTATTAAAAATCTCAACACATTCAAAATAACATTAGTGAAAGATGAAGAAGAATTTCTTCTGTTAAAAGGTGGTAAGAACATTATTTCAAAAGCGTCTGTTGTTATAAACGATCAAAACCTTACTATTGATCATTCTCATAAAAACAATCTTAAAATTTTTGATTTAATCGAAGCTGAAATTCATTTAAAAGAATTCAAACTAATTACAGCAGATGCTCCGGCTTCTTTTTCCAGCGAAGGAGTATTAAGTGGAAATCGATTGGATATCGACATCACTTCAAAAAGTGAATTGATAGAAATGAAGCTGGATTTAAAGTATGATTTCCTCGATTTTCATTCTTTTGGAACGGCAGCAGGAGGATATGAATTTAAAGGCATTTGCCCAACTTCAAATTATGTATTGAACGGCATTATCAGCATTAAAGCTTCTGAGTTACAAAGCAAAAAAGTAAATCTGGCACAAAATGGAATTGGCGAAGCGCATGTTTGGGCCGAAAACGAACTAAACGTGACCATTTACAGCAGTGGAGACATGTATTACAAAGGAAATCCTGCTGTTACAATCAGTCGGATACAAGTTAACAACCAAAGTCCAACTGCTAAGGTATTGCCGGAATAG
- a CDS encoding acyloxyacyl hydrolase, with protein MKNYFLLFIFFLFCKTAFTQKKNNKDIFTTTIQYHYGVVMPHHKSISYLINDQISAVELNMGYIPSNEKNWAKLYKQPEVGLGLYHGSLGNDKVLGNVTAIFPYINFPLSRGNKWEMNTQLGIGLGYTKKHFDPVKNYTNLAIGTKFNAFFKLVAQGSYSINSKWGINAGLGFNHISNGAISAPNKGLNILTSNFGVKYYWNEKSRKSFTPAVIEEKLPNEFVLIWGNGIKQASEKDHHKYYTSSLTGNYSFGINAKQKIGFGIDLFYNKAANRGKWDFEPETDFENRFSQAIFISHDLVIEKFSIIANIGVYTYYKTEPEKPIYTRLGIRYILNKHLITSLSLKAHMGKADYIEWGIGYRIKKDKSEK; from the coding sequence ATGAAAAACTACTTTCTCCTTTTTATATTTTTTCTTTTCTGTAAAACTGCATTTACCCAGAAAAAAAACAACAAGGACATATTCACAACTACTATTCAATATCATTACGGCGTGGTTATGCCTCATCATAAATCCATCAGCTATTTAATAAATGATCAAATTTCTGCCGTAGAATTAAATATGGGTTACATACCATCAAATGAAAAGAACTGGGCTAAGTTGTACAAACAACCTGAAGTTGGCCTTGGATTGTATCATGGCAGTTTGGGTAACGATAAGGTATTGGGAAATGTAACCGCTATTTTTCCATACATAAACTTCCCCCTATCGCGAGGTAATAAATGGGAAATGAACACACAATTAGGAATTGGACTTGGTTATACAAAAAAACACTTCGATCCGGTTAAAAACTACACAAACCTGGCCATCGGCACCAAATTCAATGCTTTTTTTAAATTAGTTGCTCAGGGAAGCTATTCAATCAATTCTAAATGGGGAATTAATGCGGGACTTGGATTCAATCACATTTCAAATGGTGCAATTAGTGCTCCCAACAAGGGACTAAATATTTTAACAAGTAATTTTGGGGTAAAGTACTATTGGAATGAAAAAAGCCGAAAATCATTCACCCCGGCAGTAATAGAAGAGAAATTGCCCAATGAATTTGTATTGATTTGGGGCAATGGAATTAAGCAGGCTTCGGAGAAAGATCATCATAAATATTACACATCCAGCTTAACAGGGAATTATTCTTTCGGAATTAATGCAAAACAAAAAATAGGCTTTGGAATTGATTTATTTTACAATAAAGCAGCCAACAGAGGAAAATGGGATTTTGAACCTGAGACGGACTTTGAAAATCGTTTTAGTCAAGCAATTTTTATTTCTCATGATCTTGTTATAGAGAAATTTAGTATCATTGCCAACATCGGCGTTTACACCTATTATAAAACTGAACCTGAGAAACCTATTTATACGCGACTTGGCATTCGTTACATACTCAATAAGCATTTAATAACCAGTTTGAGCTTAAAAGCACATATGGGAAAAGCCGATTATATAGAATGGGGAATCGGGTATCGAATCAAAAAAGACAAAAGTGAAAAATAA
- the gldF gene encoding gliding motility-associated ABC transporter permease subunit GldF has protein sequence MLPLLSKEIRTFFSSISGYLILSIFLIATGLFVWVFPGNSNPLDSGYANLDVLFEMAPWIYLFLIPAVCMRLFAEEKKQGTIELLMTRPISDMGIVLAKYFAGLTVVTFSLLFSLVYYCSVYYLGSPVGSIDSGAFWGSFIGLFLLAGVYVSIGVFASSLTDNQIVAFLLALVFCFVFYIGFDYLGEISSMQYLQNVIASMGINEHYKSISRGIVDSRDLLYFIGVIMAFLLLTRTVLKSRKW, from the coding sequence ATGTTGCCACTGCTTAGCAAAGAAATCAGGACTTTTTTCAGTTCAATTTCCGGGTATTTAATTCTTTCCATATTTTTAATTGCAACAGGATTATTTGTTTGGGTTTTTCCGGGCAATTCAAATCCTTTGGATTCAGGATATGCGAATTTAGATGTTCTTTTTGAAATGGCTCCCTGGATTTATTTGTTTTTGATACCGGCAGTATGCATGCGGCTATTTGCAGAGGAGAAAAAGCAGGGAACAATTGAACTTTTAATGACTCGACCAATATCTGATATGGGAATTGTATTGGCAAAGTATTTTGCAGGACTTACTGTTGTCACATTTTCTTTACTGTTCAGTCTGGTTTATTATTGCTCTGTTTATTATTTGGGCAGTCCGGTGGGGAGTATTGATTCCGGAGCATTTTGGGGATCTTTTATTGGCCTGTTCTTATTGGCAGGAGTTTATGTTTCGATAGGTGTATTTGCAAGCTCTTTAACAGATAATCAGATTGTAGCTTTTTTATTGGCATTGGTGTTTTGTTTTGTGTTTTACATTGGTTTCGATTATTTAGGGGAGATCAGCAGTATGCAGTATTTGCAGAATGTGATTGCTTCCATGGGAATCAATGAGCATTATAAATCCATTTCAAGAGGAATTGTTGATTCCCGGGACTTGCTGTATTTTATTGGAGTTATAATGGCTTTTCTTTTGCTGACACGGACAGTTCTTAAGAGTAGAAAATGGTAA
- the gldG gene encoding gliding motility-associated ABC transporter substrate-binding protein GldG, translating to MVRNRKLKDLFQLLISVLVIVIVIQVLQVYFFRWDLTSEKRYSLSDNTKELVSHLEKDLYFEVYLSGDLPYGFTKLQKACLEMIDEFSSYSNVNISYSLINPNDVSNPKKRKEFLDQLVSRGLKPINLQEKTTDGSLNQKLVVPGIIVHDREKETSVHLLKSVAGLSSDQNLNHSIEELEFELTSAIRMLQNNMPKEIAFLTGHGELGEYEVADFTASLLQRYEVKRIHAQALNTQKNQYSALVIAQPRQEFSEEDKYQIDQYVMNGGRVMWLVDEVIASMDSLVTKESTMAFFQPLNMEDQLFRYGVRINPDLVMDVQSQLIPVQTALPGQPAKFTPAPWYYSPLLVAPDSHPITRKLNVIKAEFANSIDFVGDNKQIKKQVLLASSEYTRLEKVPKPISLNIVNQKMEASDFPAGSKNIAVLLEGIFPSVFQNRIWNGINKNDFKPESVPTKMIVISDGDVIKNRVRGVGNNRQIEALGYDRYSKSTYGNRNFLLNCVDYLCDDNGWMQLRSREVKLRMLNKTKIRSERLFWQLVNVLLPLILLLVFGLVRFYVRKRKFASSGDSNIV from the coding sequence ATGGTACGAAATAGAAAATTAAAAGACCTTTTTCAACTGCTGATATCGGTATTGGTTATAGTGATTGTTATTCAAGTTTTACAAGTTTATTTTTTTCGTTGGGATTTGACTTCCGAAAAACGATATTCTTTATCGGATAATACCAAGGAATTAGTGTCTCATTTAGAGAAAGACTTATATTTTGAAGTGTACCTTTCTGGAGATTTACCTTATGGATTCACAAAACTTCAAAAGGCCTGCCTGGAAATGATTGATGAGTTTTCGTCTTACTCCAATGTTAATATATCGTATTCTTTGATCAATCCTAATGATGTTTCTAATCCGAAAAAACGAAAAGAATTTCTTGATCAATTGGTGAGTAGAGGCTTGAAGCCAATTAATCTGCAGGAGAAAACCACTGACGGCAGCTTAAATCAGAAGTTGGTGGTTCCTGGAATTATTGTTCATGACAGAGAGAAGGAGACTAGTGTTCATTTGTTAAAAAGTGTGGCTGGTTTATCTTCAGACCAAAATTTAAATCATTCCATTGAGGAGTTGGAGTTCGAACTGACCTCGGCCATTCGAATGCTGCAGAATAATATGCCAAAAGAAATAGCATTTCTTACCGGCCATGGTGAATTGGGAGAGTATGAAGTGGCTGATTTTACTGCTTCTCTTCTGCAGCGTTACGAAGTGAAAAGAATTCATGCTCAGGCTTTGAATACTCAAAAAAATCAATATTCTGCTTTGGTAATTGCACAACCGCGCCAGGAGTTTTCCGAAGAAGATAAATATCAGATCGATCAGTACGTGATGAATGGCGGACGCGTGATGTGGTTGGTTGATGAGGTGATTGCTTCGATGGATAGTTTGGTGACAAAGGAGAGTACAATGGCCTTTTTTCAGCCATTAAATATGGAAGACCAATTGTTTAGATATGGTGTGAGAATTAATCCTGATTTGGTAATGGATGTTCAGAGTCAGCTGATTCCTGTGCAAACAGCTTTACCTGGTCAGCCGGCCAAATTTACGCCGGCACCTTGGTATTATTCGCCACTTTTAGTTGCTCCCGATTCTCATCCAATCACACGAAAATTAAATGTGATAAAAGCTGAGTTTGCAAATTCGATTGATTTTGTTGGTGATAATAAACAAATAAAAAAGCAGGTTTTATTGGCTAGCTCGGAGTATACAAGGCTTGAAAAAGTTCCCAAACCAATTAGCCTGAATATTGTAAATCAAAAAATGGAGGCATCCGACTTTCCTGCCGGATCAAAAAATATTGCTGTTTTATTAGAGGGGATATTTCCATCTGTTTTTCAGAATAGAATCTGGAACGGAATCAATAAAAATGATTTTAAACCGGAAAGTGTTCCAACTAAAATGATTGTAATATCGGATGGTGATGTAATTAAGAACAGGGTAAGAGGAGTGGGAAATAATCGCCAGATTGAAGCTTTGGGATACGACAGATATAGTAAGTCAACATATGGCAATAGAAATTTTTTACTTAACTGTGTTGATTATTTGTGTGATGATAACGGATGGATGCAATTACGGTCAAGGGAAGTGAAATTAAGAATGCTGAACAAAACCAAAATTAGATCGGAAAGATTGTTTTGGCAGCTTGTGAATGTGTTACTACCTCTAATTCTACTTCTTGTTTTTGGGCTTGTTCGTTTCTATGTCAGAAAACGAAAATTTGCATCATCGGGTGATTCAAATATTGTTTAG
- the dnaN gene encoding DNA polymerase III subunit beta: MKFVVSSTELLSHLQAISRVISSKNTLPILDNFLFELKNDQLVATASDLESTLITTIPLETSVGEGVIAFPAKILTDTLKEFPEQPLTFDIDLTSLAVKITSENGVFSIVGQNGEDFPKLPVKQETNLVNISVESSVLLTGINKTLFATADDELRPVMNGIFVELGNNDLTFVASDAHKLVRYKRLDGRSEVESSFILPKKPASLLRNILPKETNPVRVEFDEKNAFFTLSNYKLICRLVEGNYPSYNSVIPKTNPNKLTIDRVELYNTLRRVSVFSNPASNLIKFELKANELVVSAQDIDFSISARERLQCQYEGQDLEIGFKSVFLLEILSNISSSNVMVELSDPTRAGIFLPYDNDNADEDVLMLLMPMMINA, translated from the coding sequence ATGAAATTTGTAGTATCAAGTACAGAATTGTTAAGTCATTTACAGGCAATTAGTCGTGTTATCAGTAGTAAGAATACCTTACCAATTCTCGACAATTTTTTGTTTGAATTAAAAAATGATCAATTGGTAGCTACTGCTTCGGATTTAGAATCTACCTTAATTACTACAATTCCATTAGAGACTTCGGTAGGCGAAGGGGTAATTGCTTTTCCAGCTAAAATTTTGACTGATACTTTAAAAGAATTTCCAGAGCAACCACTTACATTCGATATCGATCTAACTTCTTTGGCAGTAAAAATTACTTCCGAAAACGGGGTGTTTAGTATTGTTGGTCAGAATGGAGAAGATTTTCCAAAACTTCCTGTAAAACAGGAAACTAATTTGGTGAATATTTCAGTTGAAAGTTCTGTTTTGTTAACAGGGATCAATAAAACATTATTTGCAACAGCTGATGATGAACTTCGTCCGGTGATGAATGGGATTTTTGTTGAATTGGGAAATAATGATCTTACTTTTGTAGCTTCTGATGCTCATAAATTAGTTCGTTACAAAAGATTAGACGGAAGATCTGAGGTTGAATCATCGTTTATTTTGCCAAAGAAACCAGCATCGCTATTGCGTAATATTCTTCCGAAAGAAACAAATCCTGTTCGAGTAGAGTTTGATGAGAAAAATGCCTTTTTTACTTTGTCTAATTACAAGTTGATTTGTCGTTTGGTTGAAGGAAATTATCCAAGTTACAATTCGGTTATTCCTAAAACGAATCCTAATAAATTAACGATTGATAGAGTTGAACTATATAATACATTAAGACGGGTTTCCGTATTTTCAAATCCGGCAAGTAATCTAATTAAATTTGAATTGAAAGCAAATGAACTGGTTGTATCTGCTCAGGATATTGATTTTTCAATATCAGCAAGGGAAAGATTGCAATGCCAGTATGAAGGACAGGATTTGGAAATCGGATTTAAATCGGTATTTCTTTTAGAGATTTTGTCCAATATTTCTTCCTCAAACGTTATGGTCGAATTATCCGATCCAACAAGAGCAGGTATCTTTCTGCCTTACGACAATGATAATGCTGACGAGGATGTGTTGATGTTGTTAATGCCAATGATGATTAATGCCTAA
- a CDS encoding 3'-5' exonuclease, producing MNLNLKNPIAFIDLETTGINVAKDRIVEMCIVKVNPNGDEEVKTFRVNPGMPIPAQSSAIHGITDEDVKDEPLFKEVGKTIAKYLEGCDLAGYNSNRFDFPLLAEEFLRADIDFDMKKRKFVDVQTIFHKMEQRTLVAAYKFYCDKELEGAHGAEADTKATYEVLKSQLDKYDNLENDIDYLSKYSSQNNNVDFAGFIIKDEKGIETFNFGKNKGVAVEKVLADQPGYYGWVMNSDFPLYTKKVLTEIKLRGFNK from the coding sequence ATGAATCTGAATTTAAAGAATCCAATTGCCTTTATCGATCTTGAAACAACAGGAATTAATGTTGCGAAAGATCGTATTGTAGAAATGTGTATTGTAAAAGTGAATCCCAATGGTGATGAGGAGGTGAAAACCTTTCGGGTAAATCCCGGAATGCCAATTCCTGCGCAGTCAAGTGCTATTCATGGCATAACTGATGAGGACGTGAAAGATGAGCCATTGTTTAAAGAAGTAGGTAAAACCATTGCAAAATATTTAGAGGGGTGCGATTTGGCAGGATACAATTCCAACCGATTTGATTTTCCTTTGTTGGCAGAGGAGTTCTTGCGTGCAGATATTGATTTTGACATGAAAAAAAGAAAGTTTGTGGATGTACAGACTATTTTTCATAAAATGGAACAGCGCACACTTGTTGCAGCCTATAAATTTTATTGCGATAAAGAACTAGAAGGAGCGCACGGTGCCGAGGCAGATACAAAAGCGACGTATGAAGTTTTAAAATCACAGTTAGACAAGTACGACAATCTTGAAAATGACATTGATTATTTGTCAAAATATTCATCGCAGAATAACAATGTTGATTTTGCCGGTTTTATTATTAAAGATGAAAAAGGGATTGAAACCTTTAATTTTGGAAAAAACAAAGGTGTGGCTGTGGAAAAAGTATTGGCTGATCAACCAGGTTATTATGGTTGGGTAATGAATAGTGATTTTCCATTGTACACCAAAAAAGTACTTACAGAGATTAAATTGAGAGGGTTTAATAAGTAA
- a CDS encoding fumarylacetoacetate hydrolase family protein, with protein MKILAIGRNYENHAKELNNPVPEEPVVFSMPDSALLKNNNDFYYPDFSKDIHHEVEVVVKICRVGKNIPLEFAHRYYDEIGLGIDFTARDIQAECKKKGLPWEKAKAFDGAAPISKFISKDKFRDVNQLNFHLDINGNRVQTGNTSNMIFSIDYLISYLSQYFTLKIGDLIYTGTPEGVGPVKIGDHLIAELEGEKMMDFSIR; from the coding sequence ATGAAAATTTTAGCAATAGGAAGAAATTACGAAAATCATGCTAAGGAGCTTAATAATCCGGTTCCTGAAGAGCCTGTGGTGTTTTCGATGCCCGATTCTGCACTTTTAAAAAACAATAATGATTTTTATTACCCTGACTTTTCCAAAGACATTCACCATGAGGTGGAAGTGGTGGTGAAAATTTGTAGAGTAGGTAAGAATATACCTTTAGAATTTGCTCATCGGTATTATGATGAAATCGGTTTGGGCATTGATTTTACCGCCCGGGATATTCAAGCTGAATGTAAAAAGAAAGGCTTGCCATGGGAAAAAGCAAAGGCATTTGATGGTGCTGCGCCAATCAGTAAATTTATATCGAAAGATAAGTTCAGGGATGTTAATCAGTTGAATTTCCATTTGGATATCAATGGGAATCGGGTGCAGACAGGTAATACTTCAAATATGATTTTTTCAATTGATTATCTGATCTCGTATTTGTCACAATATTTCACGCTGAAAATCGGAGATCTGATATATACAGGAACACCGGAAGGTGTGGGTCCGGTTAAAATCGGCGATCATTTGATTGCTGAGCTGGAAGGGGAGAAAATGATGGATTTTAGCATTCGCTAA
- a CDS encoding long-chain fatty acid--CoA ligase, translated as MEYQHWGKLIRDRIEKYSDRIAMHYKDEKSGEWVGVAWTKFGLDIRQISKALIKIGVEEKQMVAIFSQNMPEWITADLAIMSIRGVTVPIYPTNSTSEAKYIIEDSEAQVVFVGEQEQYDRVMELIKTVPHVKMVVAFDKNIVLTDFERSMHWDEFLIYGKNAMNGAAFEERFGRAELDDLATLIYTSGTTGEPKGVMIDHNNISSVLVSHDKELNVSDKDVSLSFLPLSHVYERIWCFFCFHRGIEIYFNLDPKKIGDAMKEVKPTLMCTVPRIYEKIYAAIQEKSKGASAVKRSLMNWAIKIGGKYYNEHLLFEKKVPAGLNFKHKLADKLVLSKLRDIFGGRINFMPCGGAPLDSNIIEYFHATGLNVKMGYGLTETMATVCLYGDKNIDFNTTGRIIVGTEIKIGDNDEILVKGPGVMRGYYKKPEATAEVIKDGWFCTGDAGIIDENGAVTITDRIKDLMKTSGGKYVAPQKLEKTLVNDQFIEQIAVIGDCRQYVTALAVPAIEPLQKYAIQNNIGFETIEELLGNSQIIEFFEKRFEEMQKEFSRFEKIKKFTLLPKEFSIEAGEITSTLKLKRKVIQEKYKHLIDKMYKD; from the coding sequence ATGGAATATCAACATTGGGGCAAATTAATTCGAGATCGTATTGAAAAATATTCAGATCGAATTGCTATGCACTATAAGGATGAAAAAAGTGGGGAATGGGTTGGTGTAGCCTGGACTAAATTTGGATTAGACATTCGACAAATATCAAAAGCTTTAATAAAGATAGGCGTTGAAGAAAAGCAAATGGTTGCTATCTTTTCACAAAATATGCCGGAATGGATTACCGCAGATTTGGCAATCATGAGTATTCGCGGAGTAACCGTTCCTATTTATCCTACGAATTCAACTTCAGAGGCAAAATATATAATCGAAGATTCTGAAGCACAGGTTGTTTTTGTTGGAGAACAAGAACAGTACGATCGTGTAATGGAATTAATTAAGACGGTTCCGCATGTAAAGATGGTGGTCGCTTTCGATAAGAATATTGTTTTGACAGACTTTGAAAGATCAATGCATTGGGATGAATTCTTGATTTACGGAAAGAATGCAATGAATGGTGCTGCTTTTGAAGAACGATTTGGAAGAGCAGAATTAGATGATCTTGCTACCTTGATATATACTTCAGGAACAACAGGAGAACCAAAGGGAGTAATGATCGATCACAATAATATTTCAAGTGTACTGGTCTCACATGATAAGGAATTGAATGTATCTGATAAAGATGTTTCTCTTAGTTTTTTGCCTTTAAGCCATGTTTATGAACGAATTTGGTGTTTCTTCTGTTTTCATCGTGGGATAGAAATTTATTTCAATCTTGATCCTAAAAAAATTGGAGATGCGATGAAAGAAGTGAAACCTACTCTAATGTGTACAGTTCCAAGAATTTACGAGAAGATTTATGCGGCCATTCAGGAGAAAAGTAAAGGAGCCTCAGCTGTAAAGAGATCTTTAATGAATTGGGCGATTAAAATTGGTGGTAAATATTATAATGAACACCTCCTATTTGAGAAGAAAGTTCCTGCCGGTTTGAATTTCAAGCACAAGCTTGCTGATAAATTAGTGTTGAGTAAACTTCGTGATATATTTGGTGGCAGGATTAATTTTATGCCATGTGGCGGAGCTCCGTTAGATTCAAATATTATTGAATATTTTCATGCTACTGGTTTAAATGTAAAAATGGGATATGGCTTAACCGAAACCATGGCAACGGTATGTTTGTATGGTGATAAGAATATCGATTTTAACACAACAGGTCGGATAATTGTTGGAACCGAGATTAAAATTGGTGATAACGATGAAATCTTAGTAAAAGGACCTGGAGTTATGCGTGGTTATTACAAGAAACCTGAAGCCACCGCCGAGGTAATAAAAGATGGGTGGTTTTGTACTGGTGACGCAGGGATTATTGATGAAAACGGAGCTGTAACCATTACCGATCGCATTAAAGATTTGATGAAAACTTCGGGAGGGAAATATGTTGCTCCCCAAAAATTGGAAAAAACCCTGGTTAACGATCAGTTTATAGAGCAGATAGCCGTAATTGGTGATTGCAGACAATATGTAACTGCTTTGGCAGTTCCGGCAATAGAACCTTTGCAAAAATATGCCATACAGAATAATATTGGATTTGAAACCATAGAAGAGCTACTCGGGAACTCTCAAATTATTGAGTTTTTTGAAAAACGATTTGAGGAAATGCAAAAAGAATTCTCGCGTTTTGAGAAGATTAAAAAATTTACTTTATTACCGAAAGAGTTTTCAATCGAGGCTGGAGAGATAACTTCAACGTTGAAATTGAAACGAAAAGTAATTCAGGAAAAATACAAACATCTTATTGATAAGATGTATAAAGATTAA
- a CDS encoding class I SAM-dependent methyltransferase, protein MTLISPKGLIDFSLLEKITKKPKLFAKDDGNFWQDPYVSEHLLNAHLDDESDQGSRKYQDIVQSVLWLSEYLKLPEDSKLLDLGCGPGLYSENFYGQGFAVTGIDFSQSSIDYAKEQAEEFNYRIKYICQDYMEMDYKEEFDVITLIYGDLCVLSHDDRTLLLQKVKKALKPRGYLIFDVFTKHYFENEEPEQSWYISKEDGFWSEEEHLLLQSHYKYKKDKVRLDKYTMILKNGEIRTHNLWKHYFSLERAITMMRESGFSVKDYWSDLQGNPFEENSRWIGMAVQKT, encoded by the coding sequence ATGACTTTAATTTCACCTAAGGGGTTAATCGACTTCTCCCTTCTTGAAAAGATTACCAAGAAACCTAAACTGTTTGCAAAAGACGATGGGAATTTTTGGCAAGACCCATACGTTTCGGAGCATCTGCTAAATGCTCATCTTGACGATGAATCGGATCAGGGCTCCAGAAAATATCAGGACATTGTGCAATCAGTACTTTGGTTGAGCGAATACCTGAAACTTCCGGAAGATAGTAAATTACTTGATTTGGGCTGTGGCCCAGGATTGTATAGTGAAAATTTCTATGGACAGGGTTTTGCTGTAACCGGAATTGATTTCTCGCAAAGTTCCATCGATTATGCGAAAGAACAAGCAGAAGAATTTAACTATCGGATTAAATACATTTGCCAAGACTATATGGAAATGGATTACAAAGAAGAATTCGATGTAATTACACTCATTTACGGTGATTTATGTGTTTTATCTCATGATGACAGAACCTTACTTCTGCAAAAAGTAAAAAAAGCGTTAAAACCCAGAGGTTATTTAATTTTTGATGTATTCACAAAGCATTATTTCGAAAACGAAGAACCTGAGCAATCGTGGTATATTAGCAAAGAAGACGGATTTTGGAGTGAGGAAGAACATCTTTTGCTTCAATCTCATTACAAATACAAAAAAGATAAGGTTAGACTGGATAAATACACGATGATTTTAAAAAACGGCGAAATCCGGACTCATAACTTATGGAAGCATTATTTTTCGTTGGAACGCGCCATCACAATGATGAGAGAAAGTGGGTTTAGTGTGAAAGACTATTGGTCGGATCTGCAAGGAAACCCTTTCGAGGAAAACAGTCGCTGGATTGGAATGGCAGTTCAAAAAACATGA
- a CDS encoding GNAT family N-acetyltransferase — protein sequence MMNSINLRDYKSNDYHSILKLWKITDLGGEDRGDNAETIEISLLHGGKFWVLEDSKNQKLIGSCWVTNDSRRLYLHHLGIHPEHQQKGYGKLLTGTALAHAKSLNMQIKLEVHHSNKTALNIYKKLGFKFLKGYEVMIKRKH from the coding sequence ATGATGAACTCAATCAATCTTAGGGATTACAAATCAAATGATTACCATTCTATTCTTAAATTATGGAAAATAACCGATTTGGGAGGTGAAGATAGGGGCGACAATGCAGAAACAATTGAGATAAGCTTATTGCATGGAGGCAAATTCTGGGTTCTTGAAGATTCTAAAAACCAAAAACTGATTGGCTCTTGTTGGGTTACCAATGATTCCAGACGATTGTATCTGCATCATTTGGGAATTCATCCTGAACATCAACAAAAAGGATACGGGAAACTTCTCACAGGAACAGCATTAGCGCATGCTAAAAGTTTAAATATGCAAATTAAATTGGAGGTTCATCATTCAAACAAAACAGCGCTAAACATTTATAAAAAACTAGGATTTAAATTCCTTAAAGGATACGAAGTAATGATTAAACGAAAGCATTAA